DNA sequence from the Larus michahellis chromosome Z, bLarMic1.1, whole genome shotgun sequence genome:
GCATGCCAGAATTAAATGTTAGTTACGAGGGGGACCCTGATGATGTGAATGCTCTGGAGATGGCTGTACAGATGGAGAAATGCAGAAGGAACGAGAACAAATGGGATggattcctttttatttccagccAATGCAGTGGAAACGAACCTGTGTCAGCCTCTGTCTGGTGCCGCTCAAGCAACCATGGAGGAAGATGGATTAAAAAATAGGGGAGTAGGATAGTGACTGAATATAGCGAAACATCAACCACTAACTCACCAGAATAGACTAATATGCTACAAAAACCTTTGCTAAAGAGGGCATAGTCTGCACAAAAGTACTCTTTTAGCTACGTAGGTGGGCTGGAAGGCTGGGTCAGCACCAAGACAAGTTTCCTCAGCTTCCCCTCAGCTTTGCAGGATCAGACCTGAGCTGAATACTAAATCACAAGCCATCCCCTGCCTGTTCTGAGCCATGGGAGTTATCCAGATCTATAAAAAGAGGCAACAATAAATTAAGACTAATACGAGTTAGAAAGGAATTGTAGGTAGTTAGTGTcactctttatttttatatttaacacatttttatttactttgcatTTGTACAGCATGTTTCTGGAGTCTACATTTGACAAGTTGTCAGTATTGGAAGGTTTTACTAAAATTTATACcttcgaagaaaaaaaaaatgctgtttgtaaGTTTGAACCTTTGGGAAGAAGAGACTGTAGTGTACATGTAAAAAGTTTTATATCCCATGTTGACGATTTAAATAAAACTCCTGGGGTATTAATGCTGTTTCGTACTCTGACACAGATATTTTACGTGAACACAAAGTATAGatataaaatagaaacaaagtagaaataaaatagaaattaatagaaataaaatagaaataattaataggaataaaatattttaaaatacaaatggaaTACAAGTTGTATGATGGATTATTTTGGACTCAACACTTCCTTAGTTTATCGGTGGGGAAATTTAAGACTGGAAGTCTTCAGCCGAGGTCCTCCCGCCCTTTGCGTGCTGCAGGAGCTGATGGTGCAGCGTCCCGGTTTTCTCCTTAAACCGGCGACAAGGGGCACGGCACAAGCGGCCGCCCCGTGTCCGCGCCTGCTGTCCGACCCTTCGGGGTTTCCCTCTCACCGGGCCGGTCCCTCCCGACACGACGGGGCCCAGGCTGCGACCCCCCGCAAgcggccgcctcccccggcgCGGCCCGTCCGCCCCCACCGGCTCTGGCCGCCCGGAAGCAgccgccccccgcggccgccgcagGTGAGGGcgcccgggcggggcggcgcaGGTGCAGGCGCCGAGGGTGGCTGGGCCGGGATCGGAGCGGAGCGCTGGGTGTTCCCGGGCCGGGCAGCCCCTTTCCCGCCCCACGAACTCGCCGGCAGGATCGTCCCTTTTCCTGCCGCCCTTTGGACTCGGCTTCCTGCCGTCGGCGCGGGGTGAGAGGCGGCCGAGCTGGGCCGGGGAGCGCCCTGAGGCCGGGCCGAGCGCCAGCCATGTCGCGGAGCGCCGGCTCGgagggcgggcggccccgcggggtCAGTGCCGGCTCCCCGCTCGCCCGGGACGCGGAGCCGGGGGCCGCTGACCCCtcgccgcccccgctccccctgcagccccccttcGGCCCCGGCTCCTACCCCGGGGAGGGCCGCCCGGCCGAGCTCAAGCCGGTCCGGCGGTTCATCCCGGACTCGTGGAAGAACTTCTTCAAAGGGAGGCGCCGCAACGGCTCCAGCTGGGACAGCACGGCCTCCGACATCAGGTACATCTCCGACGGGGTCGAGTGCTCGCcgccctcctccccggcccctcggcagccccagccccgctccgtgcccgGCTCCTACAAGGATCCATACGGAGGGTCGGGCGGGAGCTACAACTCGCGGAAGGAGGCCGAAGCCATGCTGCCGGAGGACCCCTTTGGGTCGCTGGAGCACCGGGCAGCCACCGGCCAGACGTACAGCGAGCGTGTGGAGGCCTACAACCAGCGGTACGCCTACATGAAGTCCTGGGCCGGGTTGCTGAGGATCCTCTGcgtggtggagctgctgctgggcgcTGCCGTCTTCGCCTGCGTCACGGCCTACGTCCACAAGGACAACGAGTGGTACAACATGTTTGGGTACTCGCAGCCCTACGGCTACGGGGCCGGTGGCGCCTATGGTGGCTACTCCTACAGCGGGCCCAAAACACCTTTCATCCTGGTGGTGGCGGGAATGGCGTGGATCGTCACGAtagtgctgctggtgctgggcatGTCGATGTACTACCGGACCATCCTCCTCGACTCCAACTGGTGGCCCCTGACTGAGTTCGGAATTAACGTGGCCTTGTTCTTTCTGTACATGTCGGCTGCCATAGTATACGTAAACGATACCAACCGAGGAGGGCTCTGCTACTACCAGCTGTTTAAGACACCGATAAATGCATCTTTTTGCCGTGTAGAGGGAGGTCAGACAGCAGCAATCATCTTCTTGTTTGTCACGGTGATCATCTATCTAATTAGCGCAGTGGTTTCTCTAAAGTTATGGAGGCATGAAGGAGCCAGGAGGCACCGGGAATTAATGGAGCAGGAGGTAAGTCGCTAGTTATCACTTGGTTATCTACTGGGTATGGAGTGATGGGGAGCAGCTGGTGATGGGGCGTagccagcagctcaagggaggtgatcctgcccctttactctgctctggtgagaccccacctggagtactgtgtccagctctggagcctcctGCACAGGAaatacatggacctgttggagcaggcccagaggagggccacgaagatgatcagagggctggagcacctctcctaggaggacaggctgagagagttggggttgttcagcctggagaagagaaggctctggggagacgaCATGTCAGCCTTCCACTACTTAAAGAGGGCCTCCAGGAAAgaatggggacaaactttttagtagggtctgtagcgataggacaagggtaatggctttaaactaaaagaggacaGATTTCaagtagatataaggaagaaattttttatgatgaagggTGTcaaacagtggcacaggttgcccaaagaggtggtaggtgccccatccctggaaacgctcaaggtcagattggacaaggctctgaacaacctgatctagttgaagatgtccctgctcgttgcaggggggttggactagatggcctttaaaggtcccttccaacccagcacattctctgattctatgagcTATAAGATCTTTCCATGCTGTAGGTGAAGTCATATCAGGTGTCTTCTCCGCAGCCTTTGAGGGTGAACTTTCAGCAGTCTTAACAGTATTTGAGATCACcaaataaaaggcatttttaggATGTCTGATCCAaattcttggatttttttttttttttaaattcacttaaaTAAGGAGCTGGCTCTGTTCCGTTTGTAATGCTCAGCTCTCTTCCTGCGTCAGCTGATGAACTACTTCCCGGTGTGTATTTTccaaacaaaggaagaaatgaacaATGTGCTTGTTCAGCTGTTCAGCAGGGTTAGGCTTAAAGCCACCTAGCATTTATTTGAAGACTGTGCTTTCAGCACATTAAGTGCTAGCGTAAATGACCATAAGAAcatgaaatacttatttttacttTCTAGGCAAAACTCCGAGCTAGTTCCTTATATCTTTTCAGCTTTCCTTACAAGAGTTAGCAGAAAATAATAGTAGTAACAGAATTGGCTAGATTTTGGTGTCTCAAATTTCAATCAGCTTAATCTTTTTCACATCAAGTATTTTGCCTTGCTGCTGGCCATGCCCTTACTGAAAGCATTCAGTACTCGCCTGGTTAATAATAAAGTGTAATGGTAGAGACTTACCACTGTCAACTACAGAATTCAAAGTCGTTTGTGTAAAACTTCCTTCACatgaaaacaccaccaaaaaccccTTTAGAAATTAATAAAACTTAACATAGCATAAAAAGTAATGAATGTGAAGCCTACATAAGCCTAAGGAGGAGTCAGCATTTAAGTGATTTTAGTAGGAGAGAGCGAGTTTCAAGTggcatttcctctgctctgtgaCTGCAGTCTGatttgcagcattttcatttaacACTGGTTTCCATTCCACCCTCTTCTGTAAAACTGAGACTCCCCTTTTCAAAAGTACATTGCAGCTCTTTGAGAAAAGCTTTTTAGCCAACATTTGGTATGCCCCACAAGAACAAGGTGACTGCTGGAATTATACACAAGGTGTTTCAGTCACTCTTCCCTGTTACTATCCATGTTCTGTTATTCCAGTTAGTATTTCTAAAGGCAATACTTCCATAATATAGGTTAGGCTCTGGAGAGTGCTGTGCAACACAGCTGCTGGTTGAGCTACTGGTTAGTGCACTAACGTGTTTTAGGCAAGGAATTAGGCAGCAGAGTGCCAGTGAGTCAATATGGGCTGGAATGTCAAATAATGAAGGAGGCTGGGAAGTGGATGGAGTATTTCCTGCAAGCTGTTCCTTACAGCTATGCTCTGGGAGATCCTGTTGTTATTCTGGGTTTAGTTGGTTGTTTTCATTCCACCGTTCTTAAATGGTCTTTAAATCAAGTGATCTGAAAATATTCCTTATGCTAAATGTCTTCATACCTAAATATAAATGTAATTCTGTGTACAGCATGATTTTGAAAAAGTTTAGATTTTAAAAgtctactgaaaataaaacttactgttctttatgttttttaataGATGAAAACACAGTCCTCTTTTCCAGAAAAGAAGGTAGGAaataggaatttatttttctgtttacctgTATTTCCAAAtggttgttctttttcttgtgaCTATTTTGATTGACCTATCTATTTATTAACTTATTTGGCTTGGAAGAGATTAGGTTTAATTCTGTACTGTAGTCTGGACAACGTTCTCCTACTTAGAAGATTCAGAAGAAGCTTGTAAAGAAGTTACTGCTAGCGAGGCTAGGTTATAAAATTTACTGTAAAAAGTAAATCTGATGACTGCCTCCGTATGTGCTCTTAGCCTCTTTAATGAAGTGACAAGTTGTGTAGCATTTATCACAGAGTTGGGCAGACATAGTGAGAACAGCAGGTCATCTGATGCATTGTAGGTTTTAGGGACTCTTTCCTCCTGGCTGGCTGCTTAATTTGCAGGAGAGCCAGTGGAAGCACAGTGGTCGGTGCTCTGTGAGTTGAGGCCGTTCCTGTGTCTCTGCAACTGCTCCAAAGACCTCCCCTTAGCAGTTTTGAAGTATCAGCAAATCACAA
Encoded proteins:
- the MARVELD2 gene encoding MARVEL domain-containing protein 2 — its product is MSRSAGSEGGRPRGVSAGSPLARDAEPGAADPSPPPLPLQPPFGPGSYPGEGRPAELKPVRRFIPDSWKNFFKGRRRNGSSWDSTASDIRYISDGVECSPPSSPAPRQPQPRSVPGSYKDPYGGSGGSYNSRKEAEAMLPEDPFGSLEHRAATGQTYSERVEAYNQRYAYMKSWAGLLRILCVVELLLGAAVFACVTAYVHKDNEWYNMFGYSQPYGYGAGGAYGGYSYSGPKTPFILVVAGMAWIVTIVLLVLGMSMYYRTILLDSNWWPLTEFGINVALFFLYMSAAIVYVNDTNRGGLCYYQLFKTPINASFCRVEGGQTAAIIFLFVTVIIYLISAVVSLKLWRHEGARRHRELMEQEMKTQSSFPEKKYESDDRPREEVTYRQLKSVERKPELLNGHIPAGHIPKPIVMPDYLAKYPAIQTNEMRDRYKAVFNDQFAEYKELSVEVHAVLKKFDELDALMRQLPHHPESIYEQERISKVLQEYKKKKNDPAFLEKKERCEYLKNKLSHIKQRIQDYDKVMNWNVET